A window from Cryobacterium sp. SO1 encodes these proteins:
- a CDS encoding helix-turn-helix domain-containing protein produces MVDTSSYTAHGDGSVPFAADCPSRPILDQIADKWSMMALAVLEKPTRFNEIKRQLSGVTQRVLTQTLRRLERNGMITRRVIPTSPIGVEYALTPPSANRCANHSGGSMTGQLSTPRPSGRPKLTTTQNPDQHSVTAQPDAERILCGTRTGPVER; encoded by the coding sequence ATGGTGGATACCAGTTCCTACACGGCGCACGGTGACGGGAGCGTGCCGTTCGCGGCGGACTGCCCAAGCCGGCCGATCCTGGATCAGATCGCCGACAAGTGGTCGATGATGGCACTGGCAGTGCTTGAGAAGCCGACCCGGTTCAACGAGATCAAGCGCCAACTGTCCGGGGTAACCCAGCGCGTCCTCACCCAGACGCTCCGGCGTCTCGAGCGGAACGGGATGATCACCCGCCGGGTCATCCCCACATCCCCGATCGGCGTCGAATACGCCCTCACCCCCCCCTCGGCGAATCGCTGCGCGAACCATTCGGGAGGCTCTATGACTGGACAATTGAGCACGCCGCGACCATCCGGGCGGCCCAAGCTGACTACGACGCAGAACCCCGACCAACACTCGGTGACGGCACAGCCTGACGCTGAACGCATCCTTTGTGGCACCCGAACCGGGCCCGTCGAACGCTAG